The region CGCCGACCCGCTCCCGGAAGCGGCTGGCCTGCGGCACGCAGCACAGCGCCATCCGGCACAGCTCCAGCGGGTCGTCGATCACGAAGGCGCCGGCGATGGCGGCGGCGGTGAACATGGTGGCGTACACGCCGGTGGCGCGGTGGGTCCAGCCGGCGTCGCGCCAGGCCAGGGTGGCGGCCAGCCGCGGGCGCCCCGCGCAGGCGTAGCCGTAGGCGTCGGCGCGGATCTGCGCCCCGCACAACTCGTCGCCGGGGTTCCAGCTCGCCACCAGGTCGGCCAGCACCGGCTCCGGGTCGTCGCCGATCCCGGCCAGGCCGCGCCGGGCGTGCAGGCGTGCGGCGATGCCGACCGCCGAGGCCCGCGTCAGCAGCATCCGCTCCGGGCCGAAGGTGTAGCCGAGCGGCAGGTTGGCCAGCCACATCTGCATCACGTCGGCGCGCGTGAAGGCGATGCCGTGCTGCTCCAGGATCAGCATGCCGAGCACCGTGTAGTTGATGTCGTCGTCGCGCGCCACGAAGCGGATGCGCTCGCGCACCGACTCGGGCCAGCTCCGGTGGCGGTCGCCGAGCGCGTCCAGCATGGCCTCGGACAGGTAGTCGCGAATCGGCCACTCGCCGGCCGCCTCGGCGGCGGCGCGCAGCTTCGCCATGGTGGTGCGCACCTCGACCGGCTTGCCGAGCACGCAGCCGCACACCGAGCCGAGAAACCCCGCCGCGGCGCGCCGCGCGGCGTCGTCCAGGTCGACCGTCTGCACGGGATCAGCGGGCAGGTCGGGACACTCGGCCCAGATCGCGTCCAGCTCCTCCGGCTCCACGTACGGCCAGTCGTCCCGGCGCGGCGCGGCGTCCAGCTCGCGGTGCAGGGCTGCCAGCGCGTCGTAGCTCTCCGGCGCCGCCGCGATCCGTTCGCGGAAGCCCTCCACCACGTAGCCGCGCTCGGCGCGGTCGGCGACCACGTGCTTCAGCACCACTCTCAGGTCTTCGATCCTCGGCAACATGCTGTCGTCTTCCTCCTCGCGTATGCCGGGTGGCAGGATGTCCCGCTGCGCCACGCCCGCTGCCCGATTATGGCATAGTTGCGGGCGTCATGATGTTACCCTGCGGAGCTTTCAGGTAGATCGGAAGGGGTCACGCCGGGCTGGGCTGATGCGGGCTTGGCGCTCGTGCCGCGGTACGGCATGCTGCCGGCCATGCTTACCCCGCAGCAGTTCGAGGCCCTCAGGGAGATCGATACGCCCACCATCTGCAACGCCATCGAGCCGTTCGAGGTGCGGCGCGACTCGGAGGGGTTCATGGGCTGGAACATCCGCTGCCAGTTTCCCGACCTCGGCGTGATGCTCGGCTACGCGGTCACCGCCACGGTCGACTCGATGACCCCGTCGCGGGAGCTGAGCCGGGCGCCGATGCTGCGCCTGTGGGAGGCGGTCGCAGCCGCCCCCAAGCCGGCAGTGCTGGTGTTCAAGGACATCTCGCCGCGCAATTCGCATGCCTGCCACTGCGGCGACGTGATGGCCAACACGGCCCACGCGCTCGGCGCCATCGGCCTCGTTACCGACGGCGGCATCCGCGACCTGGACGGCGTGCGGGGGCTGGGCTTCCACTACTTCGCGCCGGGCATGACGCCCGCCCACGGCCGCTTCCAGGTAGTCGACGTGAACGTACCCGTGGCGGTGAGCGAGGTGGAGGTGGTGCCCGGCGACCTGATCCACGGCGACGCCAACGGCGTGGTGAAGATACCGCTGGAGATCGCCGCCGACCTGCCGCGCGCGGCGGCCGAGGTGGTGGCCCGCGAGCAAGAGATGATCGACTTCGTGCGCGGCCCGGACTTCTCGCTCGACGGACTGCGCGAGCGTTTCGGGCTGGCGGATAGCTCGGTCGAGTGAC is a window of Spirochaetaceae bacterium DNA encoding:
- a CDS encoding ADP-ribosylglycohydrolase family protein, with the translated sequence MAQRDILPPGIREEEDDSMLPRIEDLRVVLKHVVADRAERGYVVEGFRERIAAAPESYDALAALHRELDAAPRRDDWPYVEPEELDAIWAECPDLPADPVQTVDLDDAARRAAAGFLGSVCGCVLGKPVEVRTTMAKLRAAAEAAGEWPIRDYLSEAMLDALGDRHRSWPESVRERIRFVARDDDINYTVLGMLILEQHGIAFTRADVMQMWLANLPLGYTFGPERMLLTRASAVGIAARLHARRGLAGIGDDPEPVLADLVASWNPGDELCGAQIRADAYGYACAGRPRLAATLAWRDAGWTHRATGVYATMFTAAAIAGAFVIDDPLELCRMALCCVPQASRFRERVGDCLEQVAAASDWQEGYRRIHDRYGCYGHCQIYQETGTLINTLRFAAGVEEGICMQVSQGNDTDSYGATAGSLLGVLHGRPPEGRWLAPFNDEIRTTVAGLYESSLTKVADRMGRLPGLAAAQIDDG